Proteins from a single region of Amblyomma americanum isolate KBUSLIRL-KWMA chromosome 10, ASM5285725v1, whole genome shotgun sequence:
- the LOC144108008 gene encoding protein extra-macrochaetae-like encodes MKCQAAKKSAINAFLYKTAGGRKERDPKKREEMHSLFIRLTDLVPGMPRNRKLSKLEIIENTIDYITELEIALKVHPAAAYSSHAAETSANAVRQPFGVLPPSSNVTVSSPRSEQVTGTDKMLPDHIGELTPMIGQAPRRVRC; translated from the exons ATGAAGTGTCAGGCTGCAAAGAAATCTGCGATCAACGCATTCCTGTACAAGACGGCCGGAGGTCGCAAGGAACGAGACCCTAAAAAACGCGAAGAGATGCATTCGTTGTTCATCCGGCTCACGGACCTCGTGCCCGGCATGCCCCGTAACAGGAAGCTTTCAAAGTTGGAAATCATTGAGAACACCATCGACTACATCACCGAGCTCGAGATTGCGCTCAAGGTGCACCCGGCGGCGGCATACTCGTCTCATGCTGCAGAAACCAGCGCCAACGCTGTCAGGCAACCTTTTGGGGTTCTGCCGCCGTCGAGCAACGTGACAGTCAGCAGCCCCCGCTCTGAGCAG GTGACCGGGACGGACAAGATGCTTCCTGACCACATTGGCGAGCTAACGCCGATGATCGGCCAGGCGCCACGGCGGGTCCGCTGCTGA